One Alkalicoccus halolimnae DNA segment encodes these proteins:
- the rpsK gene encoding 30S ribosomal protein S11, with protein MAKPKTTRAKRRQRKNIESGIAHIRSTFNNTIVTITDPQGNAIAWASAGGLGFKGSRKSTPFAAQVAAEAACKSAMEHGMKEVEVSVKGPGAGREAAIRSLQATGLEVSMIRDVTPVPHNGCRPPKRRRV; from the coding sequence ATGGCTAAGCCAAAAACGACTCGCGCTAAGCGCCGTCAACGTAAAAATATAGAGTCTGGAATTGCACACATTCGTTCTACGTTCAACAACACGATCGTAACTATCACTGACCCTCAGGGAAATGCTATTGCATGGGCAAGTGCAGGCGGACTTGGATTCAAAGGTTCCCGTAAATCCACTCCATTCGCAGCACAGGTTGCAGCAGAAGCTGCATGTAAATCTGCAATGGAGCATGGCATGAAAGAAGTGGAAGTTTCCGTTAAAGGCCCTGGTGCCGGACGTGAAGCAGCGATCCGTTCCCTTCAGGCTACTGGTCTTGAAGTGAGCATGATCCGTGACGTAACGCCGGTTCCACACAACGGCTGCCGTCCACCAAAACGTCGTCGCGTATAA
- the rpmJ gene encoding 50S ribosomal protein L36: MKVRPSVKPICEKCKVIRRKRTVMVICENPKHKQKQG; the protein is encoded by the coding sequence ATGAAGGTAAGACCATCCGTCAAACCAATTTGTGAAAAGTGCAAGGTTATCCGTCGTAAGCGTACGGTCATGGTAATCTGCGAAAACCCAAAGCATAAGCAAAAACAAGGATAA
- a CDS encoding KOW domain-containing RNA-binding protein, with protein sequence MKDPDSVPQAGELVRILNGRDKGQFACIIEVLDDKFVLIADGDKRKVDKAKKKNLHHIERSYIIASEVKNSIIETGRVTNAKLRFAISSYINDNLLKEGE encoded by the coding sequence ATGAAAGATCCTGATTCGGTTCCGCAAGCCGGAGAGCTTGTGAGAATTCTAAATGGAAGAGACAAAGGTCAATTCGCTTGCATTATTGAAGTGCTGGACGACAAATTCGTACTGATCGCTGATGGCGATAAGCGGAAAGTCGACAAAGCAAAGAAAAAGAACCTTCATCATATCGAGCGGAGTTATATCATTGCCTCGGAAGTGAAGAACAGTATAATAGAAACAGGTCGTGTAACCAATGCTAAATTGCGCTTTGCAATTTCGTCATATATCAACGATAATTTACTGAAGGAAGGAGAGTGA
- a CDS encoding DNA-directed RNA polymerase subunit alpha — protein sequence MIEIEKPKIETVELSSDQAYGKFVVEPLERGYGTTLGNSLRRILLSSLPGAAVTSVQFNGVLHEFSTIEGVVEDVTTIILNLKKLALKIYSDEEKTIEIDASGEGNVTAADITHDSDVEILNPDLHIATLSKGAQFQMKVTAASGRGYVPAEGNNTGDLSIGVIPVDSIFTPVARANYQVENTRVGQVTNYDKLTLDVWTDGSIRPEEAVSLGAKILTEHLNIFVGLTDQAQNAEIMVEKEEDQKEKVLEMTIEELDLSVRSYNCLKRAGINTVQELTQKSEDDMMKVRNLGRKSLEEVQEKLAELNLGLRREE from the coding sequence ATGATCGAGATAGAAAAGCCGAAGATTGAAACGGTCGAATTAAGCAGCGATCAAGCATACGGAAAATTCGTCGTAGAACCTCTGGAACGTGGATACGGAACAACGCTAGGGAATTCTCTGCGCCGCATTCTGCTTTCTTCACTTCCGGGAGCAGCAGTAACATCCGTTCAGTTTAACGGAGTGCTGCACGAATTCTCTACGATTGAAGGGGTGGTTGAGGACGTAACAACCATCATACTGAATCTGAAAAAGCTGGCGCTGAAAATTTATTCGGACGAAGAGAAAACGATTGAGATCGATGCAAGCGGAGAAGGCAACGTCACGGCTGCGGATATTACGCACGACAGCGACGTTGAAATCCTGAATCCTGATCTTCATATCGCCACTCTCTCCAAAGGTGCCCAGTTCCAAATGAAAGTAACGGCAGCAAGCGGCCGCGGCTACGTGCCGGCAGAAGGAAACAATACCGGCGATCTCTCCATCGGAGTTATCCCTGTTGATTCCATTTTCACACCGGTTGCCCGTGCCAACTACCAGGTGGAAAACACCCGTGTAGGTCAGGTCACGAACTATGACAAGCTGACGCTGGACGTTTGGACAGATGGCAGTATCCGTCCCGAGGAAGCAGTTTCTCTCGGAGCAAAAATCCTGACAGAGCATTTAAACATCTTTGTCGGCTTAACCGATCAGGCGCAGAACGCCGAAATTATGGTTGAGAAAGAAGAAGACCAGAAAGAAAAAGTTCTTGAAATGACGATTGAAGAACTGGATCTCTCGGTCCGTTCCTATAACTGCCTGAAACGGGCAGGAATCAACACAGTACAGGAACTAACGCAGAAATCCGAAGATGATATGATGAAAGTGCGTAACCTTGGACGTAAATCCCTTGAGGAAGTCCAGGAGAAGCTTGCGGAACTCAATCTCGGTCTGCGCAGAGAAGAATAA
- the infA gene encoding translation initiation factor IF-1, which yields MAKEDVIEVEGTVIEPLPNAMFRVELENGHKILAHVSGKIRMHYIRILPGDKVTVELSPYDLSRGRITYRYK from the coding sequence ATGGCCAAAGAAGATGTAATCGAAGTTGAAGGCACGGTCATAGAGCCGCTTCCAAACGCGATGTTCCGTGTCGAGCTGGAAAACGGGCACAAAATTCTTGCGCACGTTTCCGGTAAAATTCGTATGCACTATATTCGTATTCTTCCGGGAGACAAGGTCACAGTCGAATTATCTCCGTATGATCTGTCGCGCGGTCGTATTACGTATCGCTATAAATAA
- the rplQ gene encoding 50S ribosomal protein L17, with product MGYRKLGRDSSARKALLRDLTTDLIINERIETTEPKAKEIRPVVEKMITLGKRGDLHARRQAAAFVRKEVADEETGQDAIQKLFDDVAKRYDDRQGGYTRVMKLGPRRGDGAEMAIIELV from the coding sequence ATGGGATACAGAAAACTGGGTCGCGACAGCAGTGCGCGTAAAGCACTACTTCGTGATTTAACAACAGATCTAATCATTAATGAACGTATCGAAACAACAGAGCCGAAAGCAAAGGAAATCCGCCCTGTTGTGGAGAAGATGATCACTCTAGGTAAGCGTGGAGACCTTCACGCTCGTCGTCAGGCTGCTGCCTTCGTACGTAAGGAAGTTGCTGATGAGGAGACTGGTCAGGACGCAATCCAGAAGCTTTTCGACGATGTCGCGAAGCGTTATGATGATCGTCAGGGAGGTTACACTCGCGTAATGAAGCTTGGACCTCGCCGCGGTGACGGTGCAGAAATGGCCATCATTGAGCTTGTATAA
- the rpsM gene encoding 30S ribosomal protein S13 has translation MARVAGIDIPRDKRIVVSLTYIFGVGKSRAAEILKEAGVSENTRVRDLTEDELGKIRKVVDSVKVEGDLRREVSLDIKRLIEIGSYRGIRHRRGLPVRGQKTKNNARTRKGARRTVANKKK, from the coding sequence ATGGCACGTGTTGCAGGTATCGACATTCCCCGCGATAAGCGGATCGTCGTTTCTCTTACGTATATCTTCGGAGTAGGGAAGTCCCGCGCAGCGGAGATCCTGAAAGAAGCAGGCGTTTCTGAAAACACACGAGTTCGTGATCTTACAGAAGACGAGCTTGGTAAAATTCGTAAAGTTGTAGATAGTGTAAAAGTAGAAGGGGACCTTCGTCGAGAAGTATCTCTTGATATTAAGCGTCTGATTGAAATCGGTTCTTACCGTGGTATCCGCCACCGTCGCGGACTTCCAGTTCGTGGACAGAAGACGAAGAACAACGCACGTACACGAAAAGGTGCACGTCGTACAGTCGCGAACAAGAAAAAGTAA